Proteins encoded together in one Lathyrus oleraceus cultivar Zhongwan6 chromosome 5, CAAS_Psat_ZW6_1.0, whole genome shotgun sequence window:
- the LOC127081859 gene encoding uncharacterized protein LOC127081859: MDINVICIFLIQNLVLTLLIDTYYFIHHRTEKNEGIVMCCAPLLYLWFISNLSQSSVFTDNKKRLRWSQRIMSLTNANVTWYSRVNDDMKIIDSCREFPNIPLLGTKGCINYNPILARSQLGYAMKDKPSNILLEGFLIQEVVDIKGLKEKIVRVWNKIHMKGNDKLGNRDCVALEPYTQWVQARVAKIKMPYPPEEPMFSKVIRLIPVPVEYLKGLQVALARLKQERDAWESKFHVSNAKKLELQRKFKEKDYMLHQKDGLIEQHGKKMNREQKARSGAWKDVIDKILKEKADMQIAFEAQIKKLKRKSQHGEGSSLVMVPSDSRP, translated from the coding sequence ATGGATATCAATGTTATATGTATCTTTCTGATTCAAAATCTAGTTCTTACTTTGCTCATAGATACCTACTATTTTATCCATCAcagaacagagaagaacgaagGAATTGTTATGTGTTGTGCGCCTTTATTGTACTTGTGGTTTATTTCGAACTTGTCGCAGTCCAGCGTATTCACGGATAACAAGAAGCGTTTGAGGTGGTctcagaggatcatgtctctcaccaatgcAAATGTGACTTGGTATTCTAGAGTTAATGATGACATGAAGATTATTGACAGTTGTCGTGAATTCCCTAATatacctcttcttggtacaaaagGATGTATCAACTACAATCCAATTTTGGCTCGAAGTCAGCTTGGGTACGCTATGAAGGATAAACCAAGCAATATTCTATTGGAAGGGTTCTTAATTCAAGAAGTTGTTGATATCAAGGGATTAAAGGAGAAGATAGTCCGCGTCTGGAATAAGATTCACATGAAAGGAAATGATAAATTAGGAAATAGAGATTGTGTTGCCTTGGAGCCTTACACTCAGTGGGTGCAAGCAAGAGTTGCTAAGATCAAGATGCCTTATCCTCCTGAAGAACCTATGTTCTCTAAAGTCATAAGACTCATTCCTGTTCCAGTTGAATATCTGAAAGGACTCCAAGTTGCTTTAGCTCGGCTGAAGCAAGAAAGAGATGCTTGGGAGAGCAAGTTTCATGTTTCAAATGCGAAAAAGTTAGAACTACAAAGGAAATTTAAGGAGAAAGATTATATGCTTCACCAGAAGGACGGTTTGATTGAACAACATGGAAAGAAAATGAATAGGGAGCAAAAGGCTAGGTCTGGTGCTTGGAAAGATGTTATTGACAAGATCTTGAAAGAAAAAGCTGACATGCAGATTGCTTTTGAAGCTCAGATCAAGAAGCTCAAGAGGAAGTCGCAACATGGAGAAGGATCTTCTTTAGTTATGGTTCCCTCAGATTCTAGGCCTTAG